DNA sequence from the Stenotrophomonas sp. 24(2023) genome:
CACCGGGATGTCCCCCGGCGCCAGCACATGCTCGTCCTTGCCGGCCTGGCCCAGGGTGAACACCGGGTCGTGCTCGACCACCCACAGTTCGTCCGGGGTGTCCTCGCCACGGGCATCGGTGAACCGCTGCATGGCACGCCACACCGGCGCATAGGGCTGGCGGCCGAGATCGCGCACCAGCGCCGGCTGGCCGGGACCGGCCGGCGCGGCGGCCGTGGCCGCGCAGGCGGGCGCTACAGCGTCCACTTCACTTCCGGGTGGTCGCGCAGCGCCTGGTGGGCCAGGTCGTACTGCTCGCGGGTCTCGGCGCGGAACACCACCCGCACCGACACGTACTTGCCGTTGGAGGAGTGCTTCCAGCTGATGCGCTCGTTGAGCACATCGATCCCAGCGGACTGCAGCAGGCGGGGCAGCTCATGCTCCAGGCCTCGGTTGGCCGCGCCCATGGCGCTGAGCTCGAACTGGCCGGGGAACTGGAAGCCGTGGTCGGGGTTGTCGGACTTGATTTCCATGGCGCGATTATGGGGATGCCGGCCGCCGAACCCAAGCCTTGTCGCATATTGCGCACACTGGCGTCGAACAGGACCTGAAAAGGTCGTTGTCGCTCGCAAAACGGACAAGTGCATGCGCGGCGCTTTCATCAGCCTCACGCCGTCACTACCCTGTACGCGACTAAAACGATCGAAACGACTGCCGGATCCCCATGTTGAAGTCCCTTGCCCTGCCCTCTGCCCTGGCCGGCCTGCTGGCCATGGCCGCCGCCCCTGCGCAGGCGGCCGAACAGTGCCCTGCCGATGCCATGCGCGACACCCCGCCCCAGATCAACATCCGGGTGGACAATGACCTGTTCGGTGGCCGCCACCAGGACCAGGGGTACACCAGCGGTGCACTGCTGACCCTGGTCTCGCCCAACCTGGTCGACTACACCGACGACCCCTGCCTGCCGCGGCTGGCGCGCTGGGTCAACAGCCACCTGGAGGCGCTGCATCCGGGCCGGTACGAGCAGCAGAACATGATCTTCACCGTCGGCCAGGGCCTGTACACCCCCACCGATGGCAGCCGCCGGGACCTGATCCCGGATGACCGCCCCTATGCCGCGGTGCTGATGGCCAGCTTCGGCTTCAACGCCCGCAGCGGCGACCGCCTGCAGACCACCCAGCTGGGGCTGGGCGTGGTCGGTCCCTGGGCGCTGGGCAAGCAGGTGCAGCAGGCCGTGCACGACGTGCTGGGCGACAAGAAATTCGAAGGCTGGGACAACCAGCTGCACAATGAACCGGTGTTCATGCTGACCCACGAACGCATGCGTCGCTGGCCGGCCGACGCCAGCGTCAACGCGCAGGGCTGGGGCTGGGATGCCATCAGCCATTACGGCGGCGCGCTGGGCAACTTCCAGACCCACGCCAATGCCGGCGGCGAAGTGCGCTTCGGCTGGAAACTGCCGGACGATTTCGGCAGCACGCCGCTGCGCCCGGCAGGGGAAAACACCGCCCCCAGCCGTGGCGGTCGTGCCAGTGGCTGGTCCTGGCACCTGTTCGCCACCACCGACGCGGCCTGGGTGCTGCGCGACATCACTCTGGATGGCAACACGTTCCGCAACAGCCACAGCGTGGACAAGCGCCACGTGGTCGCCACCGGCGGCTATGGCGTGGCGGTGATGTACGGCCGCTGGAAGTTCGCCGTGGCGCGCTACCACAGCACCCGCGAGTTCTACGGCCAGCAGCAGGCGCCGGTGTTCGGCAGCTTCACCATCAGCCGTTCGCTGTAATCCGGGCTGCGGCCCACCGGGCACTGCCCGGCGCCCTCCCACGAAAAAGGCCGGCGTGCGCCGGCCTTTTTCCGTTCACCACGCCGGGGCGTGGATCATTCCGATTCCCACCACATCCAGAAGCTGTCCCACAGGCGCTTGAAGAAGCCCGCCTGTTCGACGGCAGCCACGGCCACCAGCGGGGCCTGGGCCACCACCTTGCCATCCAGGGTGACCTTCAGCGTACCGACCTGCTGGCCGGCGGTGAACGGTGCTTCCAGGGTCTTGGGCACGTCGATGCTCGGCTTGAGGTCGTTGTAGCGGCCGCGCGGCACGCTCACCAGCATCGGCTGCGCCACGCCCAGCTGCACCTTGTCACTGGTGCCCTTCCACACCTTGTGCTCGGCCACGGCCTTGCCCGGCTCGTACATGCGGTGGGTTTCGTAGAAGCGGAAACCCCAGTTGAGCAGGGCCAGGCTGTCATCGGCGCGCTGCTTTTCCGATGCGCCGCCCAGCACCACGGCGATCAGGCGCTGGTCACCGCGCTGGGCCGAACTGAGCAGGCAGTAGCCGGCTTCGGAGGTGTGGCCGGTCTTGATGCCGTCCACGCTGCCGTCGCGCCACAGCAGCAGGTTGCGGTTGGGCTGCTTGATGTTGCCGACCGTGAATTCCTTGATCTTGTTGTATGCGTAGGTTTCCGGGTAATCGCGCACCATTGCCCGGCCCAGCAGCGCCAGGTCATAGGCGGTGCTGTGGTGGCCTTCGGCGCTCAGGCCGTGGGCGTTGACGAAGTGCGAATCCTTCATGCCGATCTTGGCGGCGTAGCTGTTCATCAGCGAAGCGAACGCTTCTTCGCTGCCGGCCACGTGCTCGGCCAGGGCGATGGCCGCGTCGTTGCCCGACTGGATGGCCATGCCCTTTTCCATGTCTTCCAGGCGCGCGGTCTGGTTCACCGGGAAACCGCTGTAGCTGCCGTCGGTGCCGGCGCCGCCTTCGCGCCAGGCGCGCTCGCTCATCATCACCTGGTCATCCGGGCGCACCTTGCCGTTCTTGACCTCGGCCGCCATCACGTACGAGGTCATCACCTTGGTGATGCTGGCCGGGGCCAGCTGCACGTGGATGTTCTCGCCTGCCAGCACCTGGCCGGTGGCGTAGTCCATCAGGACCCAGGCCTTGGACACGCTCGGCACCGGTGCCGGCGGGATGGCCACGGTTGCCGGCGCGGCAGCGGCGGCAGGCGTCGGGGCGGCAGGCGTCGGCAGCGGCGTCTGGGCGGAAGCCAGGCCCACCACCAGGGTGGCGGCCAGCGCGGTGGCGGCGGAACGGAAATTCATGGGACAGCGGGCTCCAGGGACGAGCGGAAAAGAGGGGTACGACGGTGGAACGTCGGCCATTGTAGGCCGTGGCTGCCGGGCCGGCGTGGCCGACCCGGGCGATTGACCGGTCAGTCCTTCACGATCTGCGGCGACCCCAGGCCAAGACCGGCGATACGGCCGGCAAGTTCCGTGGCCGTGGCATGGTCGCTGGCCGGCACGCGCAGGCGCCACAGGGTTCGTCCCCCGGCGGCGATGTCACTGATGGTCGCGTTGACGATGCCGGCGGCATTGAGCTGGCCCAGCGCGCGGGTGGCGTTTTCGCGGCTGGCGAAGCTGGCCACCTGCAGCATGACCGCGCCCAGCACCTGCTGCGGCAGGCTCGGGTCGGGCCGCGGCGCGGTGCTGGCCACGGCGGCGACCGGCGGGCGCGGCGTGGCCGCCACCACCGGCGGCGCACTGCGCACCGGCGCAGCAGCCGGCAGTTCGGCCACGGCGACCTCGGGCAGGTCACTGCTGGCGGCCTGGGTGGTGGCCGGGGTTCCGCGCACCGGGGCAGCGGCCACGGTGCGGTCGGGCAGGCGCTGGACCAGCTGGTCCATGTTGCTGGACGACGGGCGTGACGGCGCAGGTGCCGGCCGTGCAGCGGCCACGGTGGCCGCCGCTGCGGCCGCCGCCCGGCGCTCACGGCGCGAGCCACCGGCCAGCAGGTTGTCATCGCCAGGCTGCAGCGCGCGCACTTCCACGTTGCCGGTGCCGCGCTGGGTGATGCCCAGGCGCACGGCGGCGGCGTAGCTCAGGTCCACCACGCGGCCATCGTGGAACGGGCCGCGGTCGTTGACGCGCACGATCACCGATTCGCCGTTGTCCAGGTTGGTCACCCGGGCAAAGCTCGGCAGCGGCAGGGTCTTGTGCGCGGCGGTGAACTGGTACATGTCATAGACCTCGCGGTTGGAGGTCAGGCGGCCATGGAACTTGGCACCGTAGTACGACGCCGTGCCGCGCTCGACATAGTTGCGGGTGTCATCCAGGACCTTGTATTCCTTGCCCAGCACCACGTAAGGGGTCTTGTTGCCGATCGCCGAACGCGCCTCGCTGGTGACCAGCGGCTCGGGAATGCAGGCCACGTTGGGGATGTAGTCGGGCGTGCTGTCCTTCACCCCGGGGCGGTACAGGCCGCCGGCGGTGTAGTTGCCGCGCGTGTTCGGGTCTTCCTTGGCTGCTGCATAGGGAGAGCCGTCGGGGCAATGCGCCGGACGCCCGCCCTTGCCGTGCACCACCGTGCCCACCGGCTTGCCGGTGCCGGCCTTGCCGGATTTGCTCGGTGCGCTGCTGCAGGCGGCCAGCGCGAGGATGATCAGTCCCGGGACCAGCCATTTCATGTTCATGCCGGCGGCAGCTCCTGTCCGGTGATGGCCTGCGACAGCTGGAACACCGCCATCGCGTACATCTTGGAAATGTTGTAGCGGGTGATGGCGTAGTAGTTCTGGAAGCCCAGCCAGTACTGCTTGCCGGTGCTGCCTTCGAGCGTGACCGGCGTTGCGGTGACTCCCGGCTGCACCGCTGCGCCGGGCTGGTAACCGCGCGCGGCCAGCTCGGCCAGGCTCCAGCGCGGGGTCCATTCGGTCGGGTTGAATTCCTCACGGCCAGCGGCCAGCGTTGCCGGCACCGCCACCTGGCCACCGCGCACCCAGCCGCCCTTCTTCACGAAGTAGTTGGCGATGGACGAGAACACGTCGTCGTAGCTGTTGAACAGGTCGCGGCGGCCATCACCGTTGCCGTCCACGGCGTAGTCCAGGTAGCTGGACGGCATGAACTGGCCCATGCCCATCGCACCGGCATAGCTGCCCTTGAGCGTGGTGATGTCCAGGTTTTCCTCGCGGCCCAGTTCGAACAGCTTGGCCAGTTCATCGCGGAAATACAGTTCCCGGCGCACTTCGCGCTCGAGCTTGCCCGGGTCGCCGCTGCGCGGGTAATAGAAGGCCAGCGTGTACAGCGCATCGAGCACGCGGTGACTGCCGGCATTCTTCCCATAGCTGGTTTCCACCCCGATGATCGCCACGATCACCTCGGCCGGCACACCGGTGCGCTGCTGCACCCGCTCCAGCTCGGCACGGTGCTCGGCCAGGAACGCGCGGCCACCATCGATGCGCGCCTTGCTGATGAACATCGGGCGGTATTCGTTCCACGGCTTGACCCGCTCAGCCGGGCGCGACATGGCGGCGATGATCGGCTGGCGCACCTGCGCCTGGTCGAGCACGCGGCTGATCGCATCGGGCTGCAGGCCATAGCGCTTGGCGGTATCGGCAACGAAACGGGCGCGGGCCGTCTCGAACGGGACCGGCGTGAGGTCCACCGG
Encoded proteins:
- the mltB gene encoding lytic murein transglycosylase B, which produces MIRRTLACMLTLGLVACATQPTSPPSSPQASSTPREPSSRHKGPAEAAPEAAAATAAPVDLTPVPFETARARFVADTAKRYGLQPDAISRVLDQAQVRQPIIAAMSRPAERVKPWNEYRPMFISKARIDGGRAFLAEHRAELERVQQRTGVPAEVIVAIIGVETSYGKNAGSHRVLDALYTLAFYYPRSGDPGKLEREVRRELYFRDELAKLFELGREENLDITTLKGSYAGAMGMGQFMPSSYLDYAVDGNGDGRRDLFNSYDDVFSSIANYFVKKGGWVRGGQVAVPATLAAGREEFNPTEWTPRWSLAELAARGYQPGAAVQPGVTATPVTLEGSTGKQYWLGFQNYYAITRYNISKMYAMAVFQLSQAITGQELPPA
- a CDS encoding lipid A deacylase LpxR family protein; protein product: MLKSLALPSALAGLLAMAAAPAQAAEQCPADAMRDTPPQINIRVDNDLFGGRHQDQGYTSGALLTLVSPNLVDYTDDPCLPRLARWVNSHLEALHPGRYEQQNMIFTVGQGLYTPTDGSRRDLIPDDRPYAAVLMASFGFNARSGDRLQTTQLGLGVVGPWALGKQVQQAVHDVLGDKKFEGWDNQLHNEPVFMLTHERMRRWPADASVNAQGWGWDAISHYGGALGNFQTHANAGGEVRFGWKLPDDFGSTPLRPAGENTAPSRGGRASGWSWHLFATTDAAWVLRDITLDGNTFRNSHSVDKRHVVATGGYGVAVMYGRWKFAVARYHSTREFYGQQQAPVFGSFTISRSL
- a CDS encoding YbeD family protein; its protein translation is MEIKSDNPDHGFQFPGQFELSAMGAANRGLEHELPRLLQSAGIDVLNERISWKHSSNGKYVSVRVVFRAETREQYDLAHQALRDHPEVKWTL
- a CDS encoding D-alanyl-D-alanine carboxypeptidase family protein; protein product: MNFRSAATALAATLVVGLASAQTPLPTPAAPTPAAAAAPATVAIPPAPVPSVSKAWVLMDYATGQVLAGENIHVQLAPASITKVMTSYVMAAEVKNGKVRPDDQVMMSERAWREGGAGTDGSYSGFPVNQTARLEDMEKGMAIQSGNDAAIALAEHVAGSEEAFASLMNSYAAKIGMKDSHFVNAHGLSAEGHHSTAYDLALLGRAMVRDYPETYAYNKIKEFTVGNIKQPNRNLLLWRDGSVDGIKTGHTSEAGYCLLSSAQRGDQRLIAVVLGGASEKQRADDSLALLNWGFRFYETHRMYEPGKAVAEHKVWKGTSDKVQLGVAQPMLVSVPRGRYNDLKPSIDVPKTLEAPFTAGQQVGTLKVTLDGKVVAQAPLVAVAAVEQAGFFKRLWDSFWMWWESE
- a CDS encoding septal ring lytic transglycosylase RlpA family protein; the protein is MNMKWLVPGLIILALAACSSAPSKSGKAGTGKPVGTVVHGKGGRPAHCPDGSPYAAAKEDPNTRGNYTAGGLYRPGVKDSTPDYIPNVACIPEPLVTSEARSAIGNKTPYVVLGKEYKVLDDTRNYVERGTASYYGAKFHGRLTSNREVYDMYQFTAAHKTLPLPSFARVTNLDNGESVIVRVNDRGPFHDGRVVDLSYAAAVRLGITQRGTGNVEVRALQPGDDNLLAGGSRRERRAAAAAAATVAAARPAPAPSRPSSSNMDQLVQRLPDRTVAAAPVRGTPATTQAASSDLPEVAVAELPAAAPVRSAPPVVAATPRPPVAAVASTAPRPDPSLPQQVLGAVMLQVASFASRENATRALGQLNAAGIVNATISDIAAGGRTLWRLRVPASDHATATELAGRIAGLGLGSPQIVKD